The stretch of DNA TTATAGGAATCTATCCACTTCTCTTCTACAAGGGGAAATGGTTAACAAAATTATCGTATAAAAATTTTCTTACTTGCTTGTCTGTATAATATTTGTGTAATTTGTCTATCAAGTTCTCATAATCCTGATACCGAGATAATGTTGGAATCGTTTCATCAATCCCATCGAAATCAGACCCAAACCCAACATGATTCTCTCCACCAAGAGAACATATATAATCTAAATGCTGCACAACATCTTCCAATACGGCCTTTCCATCCTTTTGTAAAAAATGCGGGACAAAGGTAATCCCAATAACTCCATTTTTTTCGATTAAAGCTTTAATTTGTTGGTCCTTTAAATTTCTCGGGTGTGGGCAAAGCTTATAACTATTTGAATGTGAAGCAATGGGGAAATCTGCAATTTCTATCACATCCCAGAACGCTTTTTCTGATAAATGGGATACATCTGTCCATACATGGAGATCATTTAGCTCATGGACAACCTTTTTCCCAAAATTTGTAAGACCAGCTGCGCGTTTTTCGCCCGCTCCATCAGCTAAAGCATTGGCATTATTCCAAGTCAAACCGAAAGAACGGACACCTAAATGATACAACGTTCTTAGTTTGATCAGATCCTCTTCAATCGCTTCACAGCCTTCAAGAGTAAGTACCGCCCCTATCTCCGAAGCTTCTAAACCGAGGAGATCTTTTCTC from Oikeobacillus pervagus encodes:
- a CDS encoding dipeptidase → MIFDAHCDVLYQLQLDAIKNFQSESDLHVTYEQLNKVGGKVQCFAIYLPSDTTPNDRFQTALEELDLFFEKVIKPNPKMKLIKSRKDLLGLEASEIGAVLTLEGCEAIEEDLIKLRTLYHLGVRSFGLTWNNANALADGAGEKRAAGLTNFGKKVVHELNDLHVWTDVSHLSEKAFWDVIEIADFPIASHSNSYKLCPHPRNLKDQQIKALIEKNGVIGITFVPHFLQKDGKAVLEDVVQHLDYICSLGGENHVGFGSDFDGIDETIPTLSRYQDYENLIDKLHKYYTDKQVRKFLYDNFVNHFPL